CCTGGCGTGGGGGCGGGGTGCCATCATCGTCGACGGCGGCGTGGTCAGTGTGCTGACAATATTGGGTGTCGCGATCGGCGCGTCGATTGCCATCGAGGCCTTCGGGACGCTGAATCTGCTCGGCCTGGGAGCACTGTCCGGGATCGTCGGCGGTCTGGTCAACGTCCGGGAGATGGCGCCTCTGGTCGCCGGGATCGCCTTCGCGACGCAGGCGGGTTGCCGGATGACCGCCGAGATCGGCTCGATGCGGATCTCTGACGAGATCGACGCTCTCGAAGCAATGGGCCTGCGGTCGATTCCGTTCGTGGTGGGTACCCGCCTTGTCGGCGGAATGCTCTGCGTGGTACCGGGTTTCCTACTAACGTTGGTAGTCAGCTTCTATGTTTCCAACACCGTGATCCGGGTTTTCCACGATCAGCCGGGCGGAACCTACCAGCACTACTTCGTGCAGTTTCTGCCGGCGACGGACATCGCGTACTCGCTTCTCAAAGCCAGTGTCTTCTGCGCCGCCGTCATTCTGATTCATTGCTACTACGGATATTTCGCATCGGGCGGACCGGCCGGTGTCGGGGCCGCGTCCGGGCGCGCCGTTCGGGCAAGCCTCGTGGTGATGATGGTGTTGAATGTGATGCTCACAATCGCGTTGTGGGGACTGAAGCCGGAATTCGTTTTCAAGGGATAGGTGACTACGGTGTTGTTGCGAATGTCTCCGGAGGCCGAGGCGCGGGCGTTCACCATCGTTGGTGTCGCGGTGGCGCTCTGCGTCGCCGTGGTAGGCCTACTCGTCGTGCTGGAGCCATTCAACCGCCGTCCAGTCGACCAGGTCTCCATGGTGATCGACACACCATATGTCGGCCAAGGGGTTTCGGTGGGAACGGCGATGATGCTGCACGGGGTCAAAGTGGGACAGGTTTCGGGGATATCGAGTCGGCCCAGCGGTGGTGTGCGGCTCGGTGTCGACTTCCAGGCCGGACCCACCACCGGCCTGACCGACGCGATGGGTATCGACTTCCGGCCCGCGAACTACTTCGGTGTGACTGCCATCAATGTGATTCCGACCGCCGGCGGCCAGGTGATCAAGGACGGAATGACCATCGATCTGGTGCCTCGCGGGAACTTCACGCTGGAAACGTTGCTGTCCGATCTCAAAGACCTGACCGGAGGGGTGATCACGACGCAGCTGATCGAGGTGGTCGAGCGCACCACGCGATACACCGATGCCCTCAACCCGCTGTTCGAAACCATGGTGATCGCCGCCGACGCGATTACCGAGGTCCAAACGGTCTCTACTGCACAACTTTTGACCAACGCTACGGGGGTAAGTGTGGCACTCCCCGGGTTCGTGGAGGCGGCCAGCAGCGCCGTCGACGACTTCGCCCATTCCGGGCTGACGCGGTTCTTGGCGTCCGGGCCGGGCGGCGCCGTTGCCGGTGAGCCCATCTCCGAGGAGTTCTGGCAGAGCAGACATGTCGGGACGCTCGAGATGGTCACCACCTCGTTCTTCGCGAAGGTCGGCACACTGGTGTCGAAACACGTCGAGGATCTCCTGCCGGCGGTTCAGATGGTGCAGACGCTCAGCGACACCGTGCCCGGCGTCGTCACGCCGCCCGGCGTCGCTGACAGCCTGGTGGAACTACGGACGCGACTGGAAAAGCTCTACGGCGGGACGCCCGAGCAACGCGCCTTACAAGTGCACATCGTCCTAGACAACATTCCCGGTGTGGCGGCGCCGCTCGCGGCTATGGGAGTTCCGCAGTGAAGCCGTGGGGAGCGTTGTGGAGATTCGCCGTGGCCTCGGTCGTGGGGGTCCTGCTGTTCATCTTGATCGCAAATGTCCTGCGGCAACCGGTTGCCGCCGAGACACGTTCGTACACAGCACAATTCACTGATGTTGCCGGCTTGCACCTCGACGCCGACGTGCGCGTGCGAGGGGTGCGGGTCGGCAAGGTCAAGTCGATGGAGCTGGTGCGCAAGGCAGGCCAGAGCCTGGCGACCGTCGAGTTCAGCCTCGACAAGCAGTACGCGGTGGTGCCGGCGACGCGGCTGGCCATCAAGTATCAGGCGTTGACCGGGCTTCGTTATCTCGACATCGTCGATCCCGCCGAGCAGGCCCCGGAACACGATGTGGTGACTGAGGTACCGCTGAGCATGACGCAGCCCTCCTTCGACATCACCAGGTTGTTCAACGGGCTCCAGCCGGTTCTCGCGACGTTGAGTCCCGAAGATATCGACACCTTCACCGACAACGCCGCGACGCTGCTCGCCGGAGACGGCAGTGGATTGGGGCCGATGCTCGAGAGTATTCATACCCTGACCGAGTTCGTCTCAGATCGGCAACAGGTCGTCGCAACCTTGATGGGAAATCTCAACGCGATCGCGGACACGTTCGGGGGACACTCGAGGGACTTCGTTCAAATGTTGGATTGGCTGAACCGGCCGTTGGACGCGGCGATCCGAATCATTGACGAGTTCCGGAAGTCTGAACTGTACGGACCCGGGTTCACCAGCCCCATAGTGCGGCTCTTGCACAATGTGGGGCTTCAACCGGGTGCCGACATCGCCGACGGGCTCGACCGGGCCGTCACCGTATTCGACGACTACAGCGATGCGTTCAAGAGGGTGCCGGTCATGTGGGACAACCTCGAGCCGGCGATGCCACCGGATGTCCCACTACCGTGCGCGCGCGGCCGCGCTCAATTACCCGAGTCGCTGGACGTTCTGCTGAATGGGCAAAGGGTGGTCTTGTGCAATCGATGAATTTCCTGCGCAATCCGACATTGTGGGGTGTGGGCGCCCTCGTGATGGTCGTCGTGCTGGCCCTGACGGCTACCGTTCTCTACGTCAGCCCGCCGGGACAAAAGACCGTGGCCTTCTACACCGATGACGCGGCCTCGATCCGCCCGGGCGACACTGTGCGGATTGCGGGCATCACGGTCGGCAAGGTGGAGGACCTGTCGGTCGAGCCGAACCAGGTACGGGTCCGCGCGAAGGTTGACAACGAAGCATTCGTCGGAGACAAGTCGCATGTCGAAGTCCGGATGCTCACGGTGGTCGGCGGATACTACGTGAATCTGATTTCACTGGGAGACGATCCGCTCGGCTCGAATACTATCCCGGTGGAACACGTGACAATGCCGTACAGCCTCGTACGTACGTTGACCGACGCCACGAAGATCACCGAACGGGTAGATCCCAAGCCGATCAACCAGTCACTGGACGAACTGCAACAGGGCCTCACCGGCGCGAACGTGAGCACACTTTCGGCGCTGCTTGACGCCGGAAACAGCCTCACGGAAACGATCGACAGGCAGCGCGGACAGATCTCGTCGATTCTCGACGTCTCCGACGAATACATTGAGGGACTGGCCAACTACAAGGATGGGCTTCGTCAGCTCGCCCTCAAGGCTGCCCTCGTCGAACAGATACTGGTGCTGTACGGCAAGGGTTTTGGTGGTGCCTTGATGGGCATCGGCAAGGTCGTCGAATCTCTCTCCCCGGTTGGCGCATTCTATTTGGACCATCGTGACGAGTTTCTCGCCAAGATCCGCGAATGGCAGGACCGGGTACGAAGGTGGGTGGACAACAACAGTCGAATCGTTCCGAGACTGCGTCGGATACGAGATAAGATCGACCGCGTCCTGGATGCGCAGAACGCACGCCCGGAGCTGCTCGCCACCGACGTATGCATACCGATGCCGGGGAGCCCATGCTGATGATTGTTCGGATGGTGCGTAGAGCGGCCCGCGTCGCGGTTACACTGCTGGTGTCCGCGGGTGTCGTCGTGGTGGCGTCCTCGTGCGGCGCAGTCGGTGCCGGGCAACGAATTGCCTACTGTGCGATCATGCCCGACAGCGTCGGGTTGTATGTCGGCAACCCGGTCACCCAGATGGGATTCCAGATCGGTGAGGTGACGTCTATCGTTCCCAGCCCGACCTCCGTGCGAGTGGACTTCCTGGTCGGCGACCGGTCGCTTCCGTCGGACGTCAAGGCCGTAATCCGATCGACGTCGATTCTCGCCGACCGTTCGCTGGAACTGGTCGGCAACTACGGGGGCGGCCCCCAACTGGAGGCAGACACCTGCATCCCATTGAACCGGTCCGCCACACCGAAGACCTTGTCGGAGGTGATTGGTTCGGCAACAACGTTTCTCAACGCAATCAATCCCGCCGACTCGACGAACATCGGCGGTACGGTGGCCGGGATCGATGAACTGGCGCGCGACAACGGCGCTCGAATGAACCAGCTCCTGGTCAGGTCGTCGAGCTTGCTCGACAGCCCAGATCGGGCGATCAGCGATATCGGGTCCATCGTCGACAACCTCGCCGAGTTGACCACGACGGTCAGCGAAGTGCGGGGTCCGATCAAGCAGGCCCTGTTGGACGCGCGCATGACCATGCCGGATCTGCAGACCGCGGTCGAGGGTGCTGCACTGCTCGCCAACAACCTCGCCCCGTTCTTGAAAGCGCTGGCCGACATCGAAAACAACTTGGGTGACGAGACGCAGATAACCCTGGACTCGGTCAGCGCTGCTATGCGCAAGGCGACTCCGCACGCGAACGCCTTTGCGGATCTGCTTAATCCGGTGCCCTGGTGGATCAACAACCTGGCCAACCACTTCAACGGGCGCCAGTTCAACATCGCCTACCGGCCGCCGCTGTACCGGATTCCGGAACGTAACGGGTTGGCCCTCTGCGGTCTGATGAACGCCCAGGTGCCGGGCAGCTGCGCCGATGTGCACGGCCAGCCGTACGCGGTAGATGTCGCGCTGCTTCAGTTCGTGCTCATGCAAGCGAGTCAGCGATGAGCCGCCGGCTACGATCGGCGGTCGTCGCGGCCGCAGCTGCCGTCCTGCTGTCATCGTGTGCGTCGATCACGGTTGATTCGCTGCCGCAGCCGGACAACGCCGACCGGGGCGGCTACGACATCGTGATGGAATTCGCCAACGTGCTGAACTTGCCCAACCGGGCGAAGGTGGTGCAGGACGGCACAACCGTAGGTGTCGTCACCGACATCAACCTTCGCGGCGCTCATGTCGACGTCACGTCGCGGATCGATTCCTCGGTTGTGGTGCCCGGCGACGTCCATGCCACTCTGCAGCAATCGACTGTATTGGGTGACACATACGTGGCACTCGAACGTGCTCAGCCTGAGAGCTCTGCCCAACCGTTGGGCCCGAGCGGACGAATCCCTCTGGTGCAGACCACATCTCCTCCCCAATTGGAGGATACGATCGCCAACTTGTCCAACTTCGTTGCAAGTGGGTCGATCCAACGCATCCAGAACACGATCATCCATCTCAACAACGTGGTGCCACCACAGCGTGAAGAACTCCGCGCACTGGTGACGCGTGTGGCGACTGATCTGTCGGATTTGTCCGCCAACATCGACCTAGTCGACAAATCGCTCGACGGCTTGGCGGGAACCGCAAGTGTCATGGCCAGCTATATCCCGGCGTATGACTTCATCTTCTCGCCGGAGGGCGTGCTGGCCATCGACCGCGGTTCGCGCGTCGGTAGCTACATGGGAACGGTGCTTCCCTCGATCGGCAGCGTCTACGGGGGTGGGTTCTGGCTGGTGCCGCTGCTGAACTCGCTGGCCGACGCGACGGGCGCCGTGCAGCAGACCAAGTGGGCAGTCGAAGACGAGGTGCCCGCGTGGCGGCGACTGTTCACCGATTTCTTCCTTCCGGAACACAAGTACCCGGCGATCAACATCACGTCGATCGTCGGACCTGACGGGCGAGAACTGTCGGGCAACGTGCAGGATGTACTTCGAATGCTGGGAGCAACCCCATGAAGCTGCGGGATATCCTCTCATTCACGGTGTTCGGACTGATCACCGCCTTCGCGATCAGCTATATCGGGTCATTTGGTGTCCGGGTGGGGCCACCGGAGCACCGCACGAACCTGTCGATGTCGGTGCCCGACATCAACGGTCTGGTGGCCGACGCTAGCGTGCTGTTGCGCGGCGTGGCTGTGGGCAAGGTGACCCGGATCGAGTCCGCGGTCGACCATGCGACCGTTCACTTCTACGTCGACGGCGCGTACCCCATTCCCGTCGACAGCGATGTGCGGCTCGACAATCTGTCCGCACTCGGGGAGGCCTACATCGGTCTGCTCCCGCGTACCGACACCGGTCCCGTCCTGCAGGACGGCCAACACATCGCAACCGAGGCGGTGCACGTGCCGCCGGCGATCTCGGAGCTGGCGACCAGCGTTGTCAGGGTGCTCGACCAACTCGACCCCGATCAGCTCCAGCGGATCATTGGCGAAGCCGACACCGCTCTGCCGGATCCCAAGCAGGTACTACCGAACCTGGAGCGGGCGAGCCTGGTGCTGCGCAACATGGCAGACAGCAGAAACGGCCGAGGACAGCAGGTCCTTGAGAACTTCCAGACACTCCTGAGGAACGCGTCCTGGGCTGGGCCGACACTTGCCGATGTGGCACCGCGCCTTCGAGACACTGGAGAATACGCGCAGTCGATGATATCCGGCATGTCCCTCGTCGTGATCGACAACAATCCGGAGCACATGGCGCGCACGGGAGATCTGCTCGATCGGATCCAAGGATTCCTGGATGACCGAGGACCCGACATCAAGGTCCTGGCGCAAGCGCTGCTGCCAAAATTTCACGGAATCGGGGGCGCACTCATGAATTTCGACACCGCACAGATTTTGGAGAACGCGTTGGCCGCCACTCCCGAAGACGGCGCGATCACTTTGCACGTCACGATTCCGGAAAACTAGATCCGAGCGTCCGAACACTGGAGGAGACCACGATGCCGTTGACTGACGATGAAGTTGAGGCTGTGTCCGCCGACATCGGCGACGCCGCCGAGCCGACGACCGACCTGGATTCCGGCCCGAAGCGCGCCGTCGAAGGTGAGGCCGCCGATCCGGCGGTCGAGGCGGGGCGTAAACGGGTGTCGGTCTCCTTGCGCGCACTGGTGCTGGCCGCCGTGATAGTCGTGCTGGTGGGCGCGGTCGGTGTGCTGGCCTGGCTGTACATCGGCGTGCGCGGACAACTGGCCGCGCAAGCTCGAGAAACGAGCAACAACAACCATGCCGAGGAGGTCGCCCTCGACTACGCGGTGAACGCTGCGAATATGGACTTCCGGGATCTGAATGCTTGGAAGACCAAGCTGGTGAGCGGCACCTCTCCCGAGTTGAAGGACAAGCTCACGGAGGCGGCAGACTCGATGGAGCAGATTCTTGTTCCGCTCCAGTGGAATTCCACGGCGAAGCCGTTGGCGGCGAAGGCGCGGACGGATGTCAACGGGATCGTGGTCGTCGATGCGTTCGTCAACGTGCTCACCAAAACGATGCAAGCGCCCGACGGACTGCAGTCCACTGCCACCTACAGCATCACTCTCGACAGAAACAATAACTGGCAGATTACCGATGTCGGCGGAATCGATGCCGCGCTGAGGAAGTAGAGATCGGTGGTGGGCAGTATGGGCATTATTGCGTGGGCACGTCGACTATTGGCTGCCCTTGCCGTTCCGGTGGCCATGGGTGCCGGCTGCGTCGGAATCGCCGGAGCCGACCCGGACCCCGAGTACGATGCGGCCGCGATCTACCACAACCCTGAGCCGTTGCCCGTGGTGGTTCCCGTCCCCGACGACTGGCAGCCCAGGTTTCCGTTTCCTTTCGATCAGACCCAGCACGAGGTCACGGATGCGGAGATCAACGCCGAGCGCGAAATGTGCCAATGGTTCAATGCGCAGTACGACATCTTGCGACACCAGATCCAAGGGCTCAACAACAGGCTGATCCGAGCAAATGGGCATTTCGATGCCGACGGGATCCAGCACGACGCCGATATCGTGACGGCCAATATCGATCAGTCGATGGAATTCCTCACACCGCGCGTGCAATTGCTCACCCAAAGTCACGACCGTGCCGGCGACCTCTACTTCCCGCTCTATCAGGGTGACAGCTTCTATGGGCTCTGGCAGCAGCTGTTCAACGTCAGCAACGGGATCAAGGCCCGCCAGCCGACCTGGTTCACCGGTCCCTCCTACCAGCGGGTGCTGCACTGGGGCAGCAAGATAAATCGGTCTCATGTGTGCCGCTGATCTCCATCACGACGAGACGGCGCCGCACCGCACACTTACCGGCGGTGGCCCGCTGAGGGAGGAAAACCACGTGCTCAACGCCGGGCGGGTTCGACGCTGCATCCGGGTGGTACGCAGAATCTCTGCGGTAGCGCTGCCGATTGTCGGCGCCGGCACTCTGGTGGCCCCATTGGCGGCCGCCGATCCCCCGACCGATCTTTCGCAGGCAGTGGTTGCGTTGCGGGGTTCAGCGCAATGCGGACCGCTGCGCTACGACCCGACGGTGGAGCATGCCGCGGAGATCGTCAATCGATCGACCTACGAATACCTCAGACACACCGCAATCAACGTTCCGATCGAAGACGCCCAGCCGACGGCGATCCTGAAGGATCTCGGCATCGACACCGACAGGATATTGTCGCTCAAGGGGGCAGGACACAACGGACCGGATGCGATCAAGGGAGTGATGCTCGAAGGTCGCGACGCGATCCGTGATTGTTCCTACACAGATTTCGGCGCCAGCTTCCTGTACGAGGAACAGACGGGATTCACTCTGGCCACCGTTGTGCTGGTCGGGAGGTAGACATGCGACGTTTTGCAAGCATAACCGCATGCTGGATGGCGGTCGGTGCCCCGGCGCTGATCTCTTCGCCAGCGGCCTGGGCAGACGACGTCGTGACCTACGAGGTGGTTTCGGACCACGTCGGCATGGCGAATATCGAATACCAAGACGCCGCGGGCAGGATATCGATCCCCGGCGCTGCGCTTCCGTGGCGATTCGACGCGGTGGTTCCGGCGATGGGCGCCCCGCCGCCGGCAGGTAGCCAGGTGCGCGCAGATTGGCGGCCCAGTGCCGCACCGGGACGATGGGTGACGGTGCGAATCGTCTCGCGCGGAAAGGTGATCTGCCAAAGCACGCTCGATATCGGAGACGCGGCGTGTTACGGCATTACGCGGCGTGTCACGTAATGCCCGGTCGCGATCGGACGCAACGGCGGCCGGTGACAATGTGGGAGGTGGAACCATGAATCGGCTGTTTAGCGCCATCGCGGTTGTCGGTGGGTTGATGGCGGCGTCCGGCAACGTGGTGAGCGCACAGGCGGACCCGGCAACCGCGGAAGCGGCGCCAGACCCCTTCCCTGACATTCGTTACTACGACCAACTGGACGCGAGCGGTTTCGTCCTTCCGGGCGGGGTGTGGTTCGTGGCGCCGACGGGGCAGAGCTGCGGCATCTGGGGTCGGGGCAACTTCGGTTGCTCCGGTGCGATCCCCGGTGCTCCGCCGGGCACGAACCATATCGGCTGGATCAACGGGGATCGAGCGGTCCACTACGACTGGACTATGGCGGTCCGGTTCCCTGCCACCCAGGCGCAGCAGCCGCTGCCGCCGCGCAGCAAGATCACCCACGAGGGGACAACCTGCGCGGTCACACCGGACCTGCGGACGTACTGCACCCGCGGACCCCTGCGCTTCGTCATCGAACCGACCAAGACATGGCTATCGGCTCCCTGGATGGACCTGAGTTGGATGCAACTCGGCCCGGCCTCGTGCAGTCCGCCGGGCGGAGGGCCCTGCTACAGCTGACCTGCCGGGCGTGCACCGGGAACCGAGCGGTCTGCCGGGTCAGACCGGGCGTGTTCCGACCGCCTTGCGTCCGGATTTGCGTTGGGTGGGTCGAGCCTGTTGCGCGCCGCCGTCGAGGTGCTGCAAGCTCGCCAACACCATGCCGGTGAGCATCTCGTCGAGTCCCGAAGTGTGCAGTGCCTGAACTGGCCAAAACGCAACAGAGTCCATCAAACCGTGGGTGGCGTGGACGGCGGCAACGAGTTTCGCGCGGGAGTGGCCTGGATAGCAGGCATCCAGACATCGCGTCCAGCGGTCGATGTACCGGTTGATCCGCACCCTCAGCCTCGACCGAAACTCCGCAGGGATGGAATTACGTTCTCTGGTCCACACGCTCATCAACTCGCGATCCGCGAGCACTTGCTGGACGTGTCCATGCACGAGATGATGGAGTTCCTGGTGGGGGTCGTCGAACTCCCCGCCCGTCGCTATCAGCACCCGGTCGATCGCCTCGTCGAGCAGGGTGAGCAGGATCTCGTCCTTGCCGCTGAAAT
The nucleotide sequence above comes from Mycolicibacterium moriokaense. Encoded proteins:
- a CDS encoding TetR/AcrR family transcriptional regulator, with amino-acid sequence MSSTRKERSERILRTAMHLFHERGFGSVGVDLIGERAGVSGPAIYRYFSGKDEILLTLLDEAIDRVLIATGGEFDDPHQELHHLVHGHVQQVLADRELMSVWTRERNSIPAEFRSRLRVRINRYIDRWTRCLDACYPGHSRAKLVAAVHATHGLMDSVAFWPVQALHTSGLDEMLTGMVLASLQHLDGGAQQARPTQRKSGRKAVGTRPV
- a CDS encoding ABC transporter permease, whose amino-acid sequence is MTAPSLANPGRTATPSKQFAALVAVRSKVGAPFTTVGQWVTFIALTLWLLPVTVRRYRRQTLQEMSSLAWGRGAIIVDGGVVSVLTILGVAIGASIAIEAFGTLNLLGLGALSGIVGGLVNVREMAPLVAGIAFATQAGCRMTAEIGSMRISDEIDALEAMGLRSIPFVVGTRLVGGMLCVVPGFLLTLVVSFYVSNTVIRVFHDQPGGTYQHYFVQFLPATDIAYSLLKASVFCAAVILIHCYYGYFASGGPAGVGAASGRAVRASLVVMMVLNVMLTIALWGLKPEFVFKG
- a CDS encoding MlaD family protein; amino-acid sequence: MHTDAGEPMLMIVRMVRRAARVAVTLLVSAGVVVVASSCGAVGAGQRIAYCAIMPDSVGLYVGNPVTQMGFQIGEVTSIVPSPTSVRVDFLVGDRSLPSDVKAVIRSTSILADRSLELVGNYGGGPQLEADTCIPLNRSATPKTLSEVIGSATTFLNAINPADSTNIGGTVAGIDELARDNGARMNQLLVRSSSLLDSPDRAISDIGSIVDNLAELTTTVSEVRGPIKQALLDARMTMPDLQTAVEGAALLANNLAPFLKALADIENNLGDETQITLDSVSAAMRKATPHANAFADLLNPVPWWINNLANHFNGRQFNIAYRPPLYRIPERNGLALCGLMNAQVPGSCADVHGQPYAVDVALLQFVLMQASQR
- a CDS encoding MlaD family protein, which encodes MNFLRNPTLWGVGALVMVVVLALTATVLYVSPPGQKTVAFYTDDAASIRPGDTVRIAGITVGKVEDLSVEPNQVRVRAKVDNEAFVGDKSHVEVRMLTVVGGYYVNLISLGDDPLGSNTIPVEHVTMPYSLVRTLTDATKITERVDPKPINQSLDELQQGLTGANVSTLSALLDAGNSLTETIDRQRGQISSILDVSDEYIEGLANYKDGLRQLALKAALVEQILVLYGKGFGGALMGIGKVVESLSPVGAFYLDHRDEFLAKIREWQDRVRRWVDNNSRIVPRLRRIRDKIDRVLDAQNARPELLATDVCIPMPGSPC
- a CDS encoding MlaD family protein, encoding MSPEAEARAFTIVGVAVALCVAVVGLLVVLEPFNRRPVDQVSMVIDTPYVGQGVSVGTAMMLHGVKVGQVSGISSRPSGGVRLGVDFQAGPTTGLTDAMGIDFRPANYFGVTAINVIPTAGGQVIKDGMTIDLVPRGNFTLETLLSDLKDLTGGVITTQLIEVVERTTRYTDALNPLFETMVIAADAITEVQTVSTAQLLTNATGVSVALPGFVEAASSAVDDFAHSGLTRFLASGPGGAVAGEPISEEFWQSRHVGTLEMVTTSFFAKVGTLVSKHVEDLLPAVQMVQTLSDTVPGVVTPPGVADSLVELRTRLEKLYGGTPEQRALQVHIVLDNIPGVAAPLAAMGVPQ
- a CDS encoding MlaD family protein; its protein translation is MKLRDILSFTVFGLITAFAISYIGSFGVRVGPPEHRTNLSMSVPDINGLVADASVLLRGVAVGKVTRIESAVDHATVHFYVDGAYPIPVDSDVRLDNLSALGEAYIGLLPRTDTGPVLQDGQHIATEAVHVPPAISELATSVVRVLDQLDPDQLQRIIGEADTALPDPKQVLPNLERASLVLRNMADSRNGRGQQVLENFQTLLRNASWAGPTLADVAPRLRDTGEYAQSMISGMSLVVIDNNPEHMARTGDLLDRIQGFLDDRGPDIKVLAQALLPKFHGIGGALMNFDTAQILENALAATPEDGAITLHVTIPEN
- a CDS encoding MlaD family protein, with product MSRRLRSAVVAAAAAVLLSSCASITVDSLPQPDNADRGGYDIVMEFANVLNLPNRAKVVQDGTTVGVVTDINLRGAHVDVTSRIDSSVVVPGDVHATLQQSTVLGDTYVALERAQPESSAQPLGPSGRIPLVQTTSPPQLEDTIANLSNFVASGSIQRIQNTIIHLNNVVPPQREELRALVTRVATDLSDLSANIDLVDKSLDGLAGTASVMASYIPAYDFIFSPEGVLAIDRGSRVGSYMGTVLPSIGSVYGGGFWLVPLLNSLADATGAVQQTKWAVEDEVPAWRRLFTDFFLPEHKYPAINITSIVGPDGRELSGNVQDVLRMLGATP
- a CDS encoding MlaD family protein gives rise to the protein MKPWGALWRFAVASVVGVLLFILIANVLRQPVAAETRSYTAQFTDVAGLHLDADVRVRGVRVGKVKSMELVRKAGQSLATVEFSLDKQYAVVPATRLAIKYQALTGLRYLDIVDPAEQAPEHDVVTEVPLSMTQPSFDITRLFNGLQPVLATLSPEDIDTFTDNAATLLAGDGSGLGPMLESIHTLTEFVSDRQQVVATLMGNLNAIADTFGGHSRDFVQMLDWLNRPLDAAIRIIDEFRKSELYGPGFTSPIVRLLHNVGLQPGADIADGLDRAVTVFDDYSDAFKRVPVMWDNLEPAMPPDVPLPCARGRAQLPESLDVLLNGQRVVLCNR